A genome region from Deinococcus sp. KNUC1210 includes the following:
- a CDS encoding DUF4180 domain-containing protein: MSEQQRSIRSASELGLRVEAMSDLSELIGAAFGLDGLILHERDLGPEFFRLSSGLAGELFQKFVNHRLPLCLVLPDFAAHGERFAELAFEHSRHSGVRFVHSEEEAWRWLLSV, encoded by the coding sequence GTGTCTGAACAGCAGCGCAGCATTCGGAGTGCATCGGAACTGGGCCTGCGGGTCGAGGCCATGTCCGATCTTTCAGAGCTGATCGGCGCGGCCTTCGGGCTGGACGGCCTGATTCTGCATGAACGCGACCTCGGCCCCGAATTCTTCCGTCTGAGCAGTGGCCTCGCCGGAGAACTCTTTCAGAAATTCGTGAATCACCGCCTGCCGCTCTGTCTGGTGCTGCCCGATTTTGCAGCTCATGGCGAGCGCTTCGCGGAGCTTGCTTTCGAGCATTCCAGACATTCTGGCGTGCGCTTCGTTCACTCCGAGGAGGAGGCGTGGCGGTGGCTGTTGTCTGTGTAG
- a CDS encoding DinB family protein gives MTPPPTDQSTFVRLLPRLFRGGQAYVGVEATLSDLSSEQATTTPSNLPHSVAALLAHVNWWNAWMLEVIETGAPVPYPPHAADTWPSAAAADWDHLKAQFYMLLARIDTHAARPDLASPVNHDETIGELLADFALHTAHHFGQIISVRQAIGAWPPAGGGDSW, from the coding sequence ATGACCCCACCCCCAACCGACCAGTCCACCTTCGTCCGTCTGCTGCCACGCCTGTTCCGGGGCGGGCAGGCCTATGTCGGCGTGGAAGCGACCCTGAGCGACCTGAGCAGCGAACAGGCGACCACCACGCCCAGCAATCTGCCGCACTCGGTTGCCGCGCTGCTGGCACACGTCAACTGGTGGAACGCCTGGATGCTGGAGGTGATCGAAACGGGCGCTCCGGTGCCGTATCCGCCGCACGCCGCCGACACCTGGCCGAGCGCTGCCGCTGCCGACTGGGATCATCTGAAGGCGCAGTTCTATATGCTGCTGGCCCGCATCGACACCCACGCCGCCCGGCCCGATCTCGCCAGTCCGGTCAATCACGACGAGACCATCGGCGAACTGCTGGCCGATTTCGCGCTGCATACCGCGCATCATTTCGGCCAGATCATCAGCGTGCGGCAGGCCATCGGCGCGTGGCCCCCGGCAGGCGGAGGCGATAGCTGGTGA
- a CDS encoding DinB family protein: protein MSFPSSVQDAVSSLFYGGSANVSWQQALDGLDDEQATRQPPNLPHSVAALVAHVQFWQTYLLAVFRGEDPAWIEHAPEGWPTVTAVSWPALKEGFFADMDALARYAQDEAFLMELDPEGRFRTVPLTSFAAHGIYHLGQVVSVRQALGLWPPPGGGDTW, encoded by the coding sequence GTGAGTTTTCCCTCCAGCGTTCAGGACGCGGTATCGAGCCTGTTTTACGGCGGCTCGGCCAACGTGTCCTGGCAGCAGGCGCTGGACGGGCTGGACGACGAGCAGGCCACCCGGCAACCGCCGAATCTGCCGCACAGCGTGGCGGCACTGGTCGCCCACGTGCAGTTCTGGCAGACGTATCTGCTGGCGGTGTTCCGGGGCGAAGACCCCGCCTGGATCGAGCATGCCCCGGAAGGCTGGCCCACCGTGACGGCAGTGAGCTGGCCCGCGCTGAAAGAAGGCTTCTTCGCCGATATGGACGCGCTGGCCCGCTACGCCCAGGACGAGGCGTTTCTGATGGAACTCGACCCGGAAGGGCGCTTCCGCACCGTGCCGCTGACCAGTTTCGCGGCGCACGGCATCTACCATCTGGGGCAGGTGGTCAGTGTGCGGCAGGCGCTGGGACTGTGGCCCCCACCGGGCGGCGGCGATACCTGGTGA
- a CDS encoding aspartate aminotransferase family protein, translated as MSSSVFYRSSAPYPVAVRAEGPYLWDTAGRRYLDGASGALVANIGQGRGSVAQAMATAASTLAFVHGSQFSSPALEDYAARLMDFLELPGFRFWAVSGGSEATESAIKLSRQYHAERGEAGRFRIVTRRPSYHGASLGSLAASGMGARRELYTPLMNEDAWPKLAKPDPAADGRHDADALRTLLLQLGPETVAAFMAEPVVGASDAALSPAPGYYERVREICDEFGVLFVADEVMSGMGRCGTPLAVRQWSHVTPDIVVLGKGLAAGYAPLAGVAASPQVYGTVMDGSGAFKHGFTYAGHPVSAAAGAAVLDVLEQEQLLQRSTELGARLLTGLEALKRRHPVILEARGRGLMLGLVLGDPETRASFQTPGIAARLGKAAFQRGLIVYPGSGALDGTRGDHVLLGPALSLTDQQADELLGLLDESFAAVAE; from the coding sequence ATGTCCAGCAGCGTGTTTTACCGTTCCAGCGCCCCGTATCCTGTCGCCGTCCGTGCCGAGGGGCCATACCTGTGGGATACGGCTGGCAGACGCTATCTGGACGGCGCTTCGGGCGCACTCGTCGCCAATATCGGGCAGGGGCGCGGCAGCGTGGCGCAGGCAATGGCGACGGCGGCAAGCACCCTCGCCTTCGTTCACGGGTCGCAGTTCAGCAGCCCGGCGCTCGAAGACTACGCGGCCCGGCTGATGGACTTTCTGGAACTGCCCGGTTTCCGCTTCTGGGCTGTTTCGGGCGGCTCCGAGGCCACCGAGAGCGCCATCAAGCTGAGTCGGCAGTACCACGCCGAGCGCGGGGAAGCGGGCCGCTTCCGCATCGTCACGCGGCGACCCAGCTATCACGGCGCGAGCCTGGGCAGTCTGGCGGCGTCGGGCATGGGCGCGAGGCGCGAACTGTACACCCCGCTCATGAACGAGGACGCCTGGCCCAAACTGGCAAAACCCGATCCAGCCGCAGACGGACGGCACGACGCCGACGCCCTGAGAACGCTGCTGCTTCAGCTCGGCCCCGAAACGGTGGCGGCGTTCATGGCCGAGCCGGTGGTGGGTGCGTCGGACGCGGCGCTGAGTCCGGCTCCCGGCTATTACGAGCGCGTGCGCGAGATCTGCGACGAATTCGGCGTGCTGTTCGTGGCCGACGAGGTGATGAGCGGAATGGGACGCTGCGGCACACCGCTGGCCGTGCGGCAGTGGAGCCATGTGACGCCCGATATCGTGGTGCTGGGCAAGGGGCTGGCCGCCGGCTACGCGCCGCTGGCAGGCGTGGCCGCCTCGCCGCAGGTGTACGGCACGGTGATGGACGGCAGCGGGGCTTTCAAGCACGGTTTCACCTACGCGGGTCACCCGGTCAGCGCGGCAGCGGGCGCAGCGGTGCTGGACGTGCTGGAGCAGGAGCAGCTCCTGCAACGCAGCACCGAACTCGGAGCGCGGCTGCTGACGGGGCTGGAAGCGCTGAAGCGCCGTCATCCGGTCATTCTGGAAGCGCGGGGACGCGGCCTGATGCTGGGTCTGGTGCTGGGTGACCCTGAAACGCGGGCCAGTTTCCAGACGCCCGGCATCGCGGCCCGCCTCGGCAAAGCGGCCTTTCAGCGCGGCCTGATCGTCTATCCCGGCTCCGGCGCACTGGACGGCACACGCGGCGACCACGTGCTCCTGGGGCCAGCACTCAGCCTGACCGACCAGCAGGCCGATGAACTGCTGGGCCTGCTCGACGAGTCGTTTGCAGCGGTGGCGGAATAA
- the map gene encoding type I methionyl aminopeptidase: MAKISLKTPREIEAMRRAGALVAETFQILEPYVQPGVSVQELDQIAERFIRSRGAVPAYIGYGPRNNPFPATICASINEVICHGIPSPRKLREGDIIGVDIGVLMGGVYGDACYTYTVGNVAPDVRRLVDTARDCLTAGLDVVRPGARLGDIGAAIQKLAEGRGFGVVREYTGHGIGKHLHEEPTVYHHGTAGTGLELRAGMVFTIEPMINLGRRETRLLPDGWTVVTADGKPSAQFEHTLVVTPSGYDILTLAPKVAEVAQAQ, translated from the coding sequence ATGGCGAAGATTTCCCTGAAAACACCCCGCGAAATCGAGGCCATGCGCCGCGCTGGAGCGCTGGTCGCCGAAACCTTTCAGATTCTGGAACCCTACGTCCAGCCGGGCGTGAGCGTGCAGGAGCTCGACCAGATCGCTGAGCGCTTCATCCGCTCGCGGGGCGCGGTGCCTGCCTATATCGGCTACGGGCCGCGCAACAATCCGTTTCCCGCGACCATCTGCGCCAGCATCAACGAGGTCATCTGTCACGGCATTCCCAGCCCGCGCAAGCTGCGTGAGGGCGACATCATCGGCGTGGATATCGGCGTGCTGATGGGCGGCGTGTACGGCGACGCCTGTTACACGTACACCGTGGGCAACGTGGCGCCCGACGTGCGGCGACTGGTGGACACGGCCCGCGACTGCCTGACGGCGGGGCTGGACGTGGTGCGGCCCGGTGCGCGTCTGGGTGATATCGGCGCGGCGATTCAGAAGCTGGCAGAGGGCCGGGGCTTTGGCGTGGTGCGCGAGTACACCGGGCACGGCATCGGGAAGCACCTGCACGAGGAACCCACCGTGTACCACCACGGCACGGCGGGCACTGGCCTGGAACTGCGGGCCGGCATGGTCTTTACCATCGAGCCGATGATCAATCTGGGTCGCCGGGAAACGCGGTTGCTGCCCGACGGCTGGACAGTGGTGACGGCAGACGGCAAACCCAGCGCCCAGTTCGAGCACACGCTGGTGGTCACGCCCAGCGGCTACGACATTCTGACGCTGGCCCCGAAAGTGGCGGAAGTGGCGCAGGCACAGTAA
- a CDS encoding N-acetylmuramoyl-L-alanine amidase, which translates to MPASALPDGGWIRYGVQSLGLEDRRLTFSFSGSPGGKAVYWIGTQGPYSMSETGRGRYSGSYTLRPSDTFNHAPVRYLLRAPDGSRAEVSAPGSVSSLPGPRYAEVTAPDLGQGVNPVVAGWAPVGGENLLYPRQGTQFAVLGENAGNFLTRLPGEPALPLLEVTRSTAALLPEGTPPTLAALTSAALSEGGTPGPASHFTLRLPLGARVPFLIQQQTNTLQLRLYETGGDPADLNTVSGTGPLTDPLLQSLTWSRPTAAGPLTATLTLDTEQQWGYDAVYDGSDLLLSVRRPPPAPADAALPLSGRTIVVDPGHGGSELGGAGALRVQEKDIVLPVAQAVAAGLRTLGANVVLTRTSDVQVPLYNRPLLAETLDADLLLSIHANALPDGSDPRGRRGVGAYWTQPQARPLAACLVAAVSSELPELGVDSPENGGLHSANLALTRPSTQLSVLVETAYLTDAGNLRTLMSEAGRARIAAALVDGVREFYAGTCSGQ; encoded by the coding sequence GTGCCCGCTTCGGCGCTGCCGGATGGCGGCTGGATTCGCTACGGCGTGCAGTCTCTCGGGCTGGAAGATCGCCGCCTGACCTTTTCGTTCAGCGGCTCACCGGGAGGAAAGGCGGTGTACTGGATCGGAACGCAGGGGCCGTATTCGATGAGCGAGACGGGGCGCGGGCGGTACAGCGGCAGTTATACGCTGCGCCCGTCCGATACCTTCAACCACGCACCCGTGCGCTATCTGCTGCGTGCCCCGGACGGCAGCCGCGCCGAAGTGAGCGCCCCCGGCAGCGTCAGCAGCTTGCCAGGGCCGAGATATGCCGAGGTGACTGCGCCCGATCTGGGCCAGGGCGTCAATCCGGTGGTGGCGGGCTGGGCACCTGTGGGCGGCGAGAACCTGCTGTATCCGCGCCAGGGCACGCAGTTCGCGGTGCTGGGTGAAAACGCGGGCAACTTCCTGACGCGTCTGCCGGGTGAACCGGCACTGCCGCTGCTGGAGGTGACGCGCAGCACCGCCGCCCTGCTGCCGGAAGGCACCCCACCCACCCTCGCGGCCCTGACAAGCGCCGCTCTGAGCGAAGGGGGCACCCCAGGCCCGGCCTCACACTTCACGCTGCGCCTGCCGCTGGGTGCCCGCGTGCCCTTCCTGATCCAGCAGCAGACCAACACGCTGCAACTGCGGCTGTACGAGACCGGCGGCGATCCGGCAGACCTGAACACCGTTTCCGGAACGGGGCCGCTGACCGATCCGCTGCTGCAGAGCCTGACATGGAGCAGGCCCACGGCAGCGGGGCCGCTGACCGCCACCCTGACCCTGGACACCGAGCAGCAGTGGGGCTACGACGCGGTGTACGACGGCTCCGATCTGCTGCTCAGCGTGCGCCGCCCACCACCTGCCCCTGCCGACGCCGCTCTGCCCCTGTCCGGGCGAACCATCGTGGTCGATCCGGGGCATGGCGGCAGCGAACTAGGAGGGGCCGGGGCGCTCAGAGTGCAGGAAAAGGACATCGTGTTGCCCGTGGCACAGGCGGTGGCGGCGGGGCTGCGAACCCTGGGGGCGAATGTGGTGCTGACCCGCACGAGCGACGTGCAGGTGCCGCTGTACAACCGCCCCCTGCTGGCTGAAACCCTGGACGCCGATCTGCTGCTCAGCATTCATGCCAATGCCCTGCCAGACGGCAGCGATCCCAGGGGGCGGCGCGGTGTGGGTGCCTACTGGACGCAGCCTCAGGCCAGACCGCTGGCCGCCTGTCTGGTGGCAGCGGTTTCCAGCGAGCTTCCGGAACTCGGTGTCGACTCGCCCGAAAATGGCGGCCTGCACTCTGCCAATCTGGCCCTCACTCGCCCCAGCACGCAGCTCTCGGTACTGGTCGAAACGGCTTACCTCACCGACGCGGGCAACCTGCGAACCCTGATGAGCGAGGCTGGCCGCGCCCGCATCGCGGCGGCGCTGGTGGACGGTGTGCGCGAGTTTTACGCTGGAACGTGCAGCGGGCAGTAA
- a CDS encoding TrmB family transcriptional regulator, with product MSAVIHLQALGLTEYEARAYTALLALGRAVPARVARQAGIPRPKIYETLERLEGRGLAAKVGQSPLEYAPLSAREYLARSRRAFDDRLGALDRDLSRLAPDPAPEAVYHLYGEEAIRSMCEDLTLNARRTLFMAGEPEMAVSLEKLTPRGVKVATTPLTGLPAVAMDGERAFLLARDGEAAVIAHFVDAGMERDAHGVHTHNPVIVHLIEGYVELAARSVQPLPEQQAGVLPPAPARTSRKSPESKSR from the coding sequence ATGAGCGCTGTCATTCATCTTCAGGCGTTGGGGCTGACCGAATACGAGGCCCGCGCTTACACTGCCCTGCTGGCGCTGGGCCGAGCGGTTCCTGCGCGTGTGGCACGTCAGGCAGGTATTCCCCGGCCCAAAATCTACGAGACTCTGGAGCGGCTGGAGGGCCGGGGACTGGCGGCCAAGGTCGGGCAGAGTCCGCTGGAATACGCGCCGCTGTCTGCCCGCGAGTATCTGGCCCGCTCGCGCCGCGCCTTCGATGATCGGCTGGGCGCACTCGACCGTGATCTTTCGCGGCTGGCTCCCGACCCTGCACCCGAGGCGGTCTATCACCTGTACGGCGAGGAGGCCATTCGCAGCATGTGCGAAGACCTGACGCTGAATGCCCGCCGCACCCTCTTTATGGCGGGCGAACCCGAGATGGCCGTCAGTCTGGAAAAGCTGACCCCCAGGGGCGTGAAGGTGGCGACCACACCGCTGACCGGACTGCCAGCGGTGGCGATGGACGGCGAGCGGGCGTTTCTGCTGGCCCGTGACGGAGAAGCCGCCGTGATCGCCCACTTCGTGGATGCGGGCATGGAGCGCGACGCTCACGGCGTTCATACGCACAATCCTGTGATCGTACATCTGATCGAGGGTTACGTGGAACTGGCAGCCCGCTCGGTCCAGCCGCTGCCCGAACAGCAGGCCGGGGTGCTGCCGCCAGCTCCAGCCCGCACGTCCAGAAAGTCTCCTGAAAGCAAGAGCCGCTGA
- a CDS encoding S41 family peptidase — protein MNRTVLVVGVLAATAAVGYAQMNTYSAAQVLPNSKSAQTFLQVFEGLNQLYLTKPDDDKLLRGAINGMIASLDDPFTYYEQPEDNAVDSQNLAGNFYGIGIQLTAANADGTGGKVDTVFKVGAAAQGGVQAGDVFLKIDGKDVTTAKLNDIVKLVRGEKGTKVTVQFGRGGANASAGTSASASSYTVTMERQPVTIVSVEQTMLPNNVGYIALNTFYNQQVNQQFQAAVADMKKKGVQKLILDLRDNGGGLLNSGIFVADQFLQSGPIVSVRDRSGKTDVIGSAKKEASDYTGKLVVLVNKNSASASEIVAGALQDTKRAQIIGEQSFGKGVGQQVVNTLDGGRVAIVNFTWITPNGHEIQKKGITPDVVVADNRRPTPLNFSGSGVPAGSKLTIQVAGKPVVVTADKDGKFTYTGDVARPVTSATQGEAIVDLKTDAELQKALDVLK, from the coding sequence ATGAATAGAACGGTCCTTGTGGTGGGCGTCCTGGCAGCAACGGCGGCTGTCGGCTACGCACAGATGAACACCTATTCCGCCGCTCAGGTGCTGCCCAATTCCAAGAGCGCCCAGACCTTTTTGCAGGTCTTCGAGGGTCTGAACCAGCTGTATCTGACCAAGCCCGACGACGATAAGCTGCTGCGCGGAGCCATCAACGGCATGATCGCCTCGCTCGACGATCCCTTTACCTACTACGAGCAGCCGGAAGACAACGCGGTGGACTCGCAGAATCTGGCGGGCAACTTCTACGGCATCGGCATTCAGCTCACGGCGGCCAACGCCGACGGCACGGGCGGCAAGGTCGATACCGTGTTCAAGGTCGGTGCAGCGGCCCAGGGCGGCGTGCAGGCCGGAGACGTGTTCCTGAAGATCGACGGCAAGGACGTGACCACCGCCAAGCTCAACGACATCGTGAAGCTCGTGCGCGGCGAGAAGGGCACCAAGGTCACGGTGCAGTTCGGGCGCGGCGGAGCGAACGCCTCGGCGGGCACGTCGGCGTCGGCATCGAGCTATACCGTCACGATGGAGCGCCAGCCGGTCACCATCGTCTCGGTCGAGCAGACCATGCTGCCGAACAACGTCGGCTACATCGCGCTGAATACCTTCTACAACCAGCAGGTGAATCAGCAGTTCCAGGCGGCAGTGGCCGACATGAAGAAGAAGGGCGTGCAGAAGCTGATTCTCGACCTGCGCGACAACGGCGGCGGCCTGCTGAACAGCGGCATTTTCGTGGCCGATCAGTTCCTGCAGAGCGGCCCCATCGTCTCGGTGCGCGACCGCAGCGGCAAAACCGACGTGATCGGCAGCGCCAAGAAGGAGGCCAGCGACTACACCGGCAAACTGGTGGTTCTGGTCAACAAGAACAGCGCCAGTGCGTCCGAGATCGTGGCCGGAGCCCTTCAGGACACCAAGCGGGCACAGATTATCGGAGAGCAGAGCTTCGGTAAGGGCGTGGGGCAGCAGGTCGTCAACACCCTGGACGGCGGACGCGTCGCCATCGTCAATTTCACCTGGATCACCCCGAACGGTCACGAGATTCAGAAGAAGGGCATCACGCCCGATGTGGTGGTCGCCGACAATCGCCGCCCCACGCCTCTGAACTTCAGCGGCAGCGGCGTGCCTGCCGGAAGTAAGCTGACCATTCAGGTGGCGGGCAAGCCGGTGGTCGTGACCGCCGACAAGGACGGCAAGTTCACGTATACCGGCGACGTGGCGCGGCCCGTGACGAGCGCCACCCAGGGCGAGGCCATCGTGGACCTCAAGACCGACGCCGAGCTTCAGAAGGCGCTGGACGTCCTGAAGTAA
- a CDS encoding FtsX-like permease family protein: MQNSITVLGIAVGIMVLIAALSLTNGFSRSLIDATLRASPHLTLASFTPSPRDTDLEHALTGMSEVQAFTPFLADKALLTRPASLGRGAGVDFTTLFGVTAQASEVLQLSPAETALLQNLKPGQILLGSSLAQSVGAFTGETVRLLNSQQRRISLEVAGLFHTGNYLIDSAYAFTSLSTLQGLQQTTHITGYQIRLQHPDLAPELGRTLTRSRSYSSVPWQNLYGTLLDQLALQKKVIGFVVFLIVVVAAFGIANVLTLTVFEKTQEIAILRAIGAGSGDIIRIFLTEGVILGLAGLLLGDLLGLGISAYFTWRPFQLPGDLYFISSLPVEVRLTDILWVNAVGLITTLLAALLPARRAAAIEPARMIR, from the coding sequence ATGCAGAACTCGATCACGGTGCTGGGCATCGCGGTGGGCATCATGGTGCTGATCGCCGCTCTCAGTCTGACCAACGGCTTCTCGCGCTCGTTGATCGACGCGACGCTGCGGGCCAGCCCCCACCTCACGCTGGCGTCGTTCACCCCCAGTCCACGGGACACCGATCTGGAACACGCATTGACGGGCATGTCGGAGGTGCAGGCGTTCACGCCGTTTCTGGCCGACAAAGCGCTGCTGACCCGCCCGGCCAGCCTGGGTCGCGGTGCGGGCGTCGATTTCACCACGCTGTTCGGGGTCACGGCGCAGGCGTCCGAGGTGCTGCAGCTCAGCCCCGCCGAAACGGCTCTGCTGCAGAACCTGAAACCCGGCCAGATTCTGCTGGGCAGTTCGCTGGCACAGAGCGTGGGTGCCTTTACCGGTGAGACGGTGCGCCTGCTCAACAGCCAGCAGCGCCGGATCAGTCTGGAGGTGGCGGGGCTGTTTCATACCGGCAATTACCTGATCGATTCGGCCTACGCCTTCACGTCGCTCTCGACGCTTCAGGGACTCCAGCAGACCACCCACATCACCGGCTACCAGATCCGGTTGCAGCACCCCGACCTTGCCCCGGAGCTCGGGCGCACCCTCACCCGCAGCCGCAGCTACAGCAGCGTGCCCTGGCAGAATCTGTACGGCACGCTGCTCGATCAGCTGGCCCTTCAGAAGAAGGTTATCGGCTTCGTGGTGTTCCTGATCGTGGTCGTCGCGGCGTTCGGCATCGCCAACGTCCTGACCCTGACCGTCTTCGAGAAGACCCAGGAAATCGCCATTCTGCGGGCAATCGGCGCGGGCAGCGGCGACATCATCCGCATCTTTCTGACCGAAGGTGTGATTCTGGGACTGGCCGGGCTGCTGCTGGGCGACCTGCTGGGCCTGGGAATCAGCGCGTACTTCACGTGGCGGCCTTTTCAGCTGCCGGGCGACCTGTACTTCATCAGTTCGCTGCCCGTCGAGGTGCGCCTGACCGATATCCTGTGGGTCAATGCGGTTGGCCTGATCACGACGCTGCTGGCGGCCCTGCTTCCGGCTCGCCGCGCCGCTGCCATCGAACCGGCCCGGATGATCCGCTGA
- a CDS encoding 3D domain-containing protein, protein MSFNRLNRCGTARLLALSLATVGLALATPALPSSALASRAVSTALAPAAAPKAVAPKTAVVTPKKATPAPVRAAKVPVQVKTPVQAKVPTPKVAAPSAAALRAQGVRQAQAVAATVPRANGRSAVVHATAYSSTPGQTDSTPFVTATGTRVRPGVVALSPDLLRRFPYGTRLMIEDLSGGYSAYLKGKVFVVEDTMNPRIYNTLDIWMGTSYQAMNWGARNIRITALN, encoded by the coding sequence ATGTCTTTTAACCGTCTTAACCGCTGTGGCACTGCCCGTCTGCTGGCCCTCTCGCTGGCAACCGTCGGCCTCGCTCTGGCAACGCCCGCCCTGCCGAGCTCGGCGCTGGCGTCCCGTGCCGTCAGCACGGCGCTGGCTCCCGCCGCCGCACCCAAGGCCGTAGCGCCCAAGACTGCCGTTGTCACTCCGAAAAAGGCGACACCTGCGCCTGTCCGCGCCGCGAAAGTGCCGGTGCAGGTCAAAACTCCGGTGCAGGCCAAGGTGCCCACCCCGAAGGTCGCGGCTCCCAGCGCAGCGGCGCTCCGTGCTCAGGGCGTGCGGCAGGCCCAGGCGGTCGCAGCCACCGTACCCCGGGCCAACGGGCGCAGCGCCGTGGTGCATGCCACGGCTTACAGCAGCACGCCCGGTCAGACCGACAGCACGCCGTTCGTCACGGCCACCGGCACCCGTGTTCGTCCCGGCGTCGTGGCCCTGAGTCCTGATCTGCTGCGCCGCTTTCCCTACGGCACCCGCCTGATGATCGAGGATCTGAGCGGCGGCTACAGCGCTTACCTGAAAGGTAAGGTCTTCGTGGTCGAGGACACCATGAACCCGAGGATCTACAACACCCTCGACATCTGGATGGGTACCTCGTATCAGGCGATGAACTGGGGCGCACGCAACATCCGGATCACCGCACTGAACTGA
- a CDS encoding penicillin-binding protein 2 — protein MEMKIRVRSRVMHLIALLASFMLVWAYAQLEWGLPQGVRRAMVQVRGSIVTEDGSVLARSVGDKRVYPNGSLAGQLLGMMGDTNGLEGLEAAYDARLAAGQNVTLTLDPAIQAAAEGVLKSAVNAHQAEYGSVVALDTKSGKVLAVATYPSFDPNSWKSQSASVWRNRAFLDTFEPGSTIKGLVVAAALQEHLTTPTTVYDTPMSRRVGGRFSAVIHDAVQHPPTLTTQLVLRYSSNVGMSHVVEHFPNEQLYNYLTSYGFGQSVPMPTVRTSTGRLQPLRRWDDVVRTTNAFGQGMSATLLQLATAYNTLANGGLYVAPRLVEGEVQQPPHEVISAQTARTIRELLHYVVSNGIPHEAGIEGYDLAGKTGTAQVVVDGRYSDTIYDSVFAGFFPSEQPRVTLAVMVHGAKEAYHGSMLAAPIYRDVAAAIISKWAERPVQVKSADAPNKNSQ, from the coding sequence ATGGAAATGAAAATCCGCGTTCGTTCCCGCGTCATGCACCTGATTGCGCTGCTGGCGTCCTTCATGCTGGTCTGGGCGTATGCACAACTGGAATGGGGTCTGCCCCAGGGCGTGCGGCGGGCCATGGTGCAGGTGCGTGGCAGCATCGTGACCGAAGACGGCTCGGTGCTGGCGCGGAGCGTCGGTGACAAGCGGGTGTATCCCAACGGCTCGCTCGCCGGGCAACTGCTGGGCATGATGGGCGATACCAACGGTCTGGAAGGGCTGGAGGCTGCCTACGATGCCAGGCTCGCGGCGGGGCAGAACGTCACGCTGACGCTCGATCCGGCGATTCAGGCGGCGGCGGAAGGCGTGCTGAAGAGTGCCGTGAACGCGCATCAGGCTGAATACGGCTCGGTGGTGGCGCTCGATACCAAAAGTGGCAAGGTGCTGGCAGTCGCGACGTATCCGTCCTTCGATCCGAATAGCTGGAAGTCGCAGTCGGCGTCGGTGTGGCGCAACCGGGCCTTTCTCGACACCTTCGAGCCGGGTTCGACCATCAAGGGGCTGGTGGTCGCTGCCGCCCTCCAGGAGCACCTGACCACGCCAACTACGGTCTACGACACGCCGATGAGCCGCCGGGTGGGTGGGCGCTTTTCTGCCGTCATTCACGATGCGGTGCAGCACCCGCCCACCCTCACCACCCAGCTCGTGCTGCGGTATTCGAGCAACGTGGGCATGTCGCACGTCGTCGAGCATTTCCCCAACGAGCAGCTGTACAACTATCTGACGAGCTACGGGTTCGGCCAGTCGGTGCCGATGCCCACCGTGCGGACCAGCACCGGGCGTTTGCAGCCGCTGCGCCGCTGGGACGACGTGGTCCGCACCACCAACGCTTTCGGGCAGGGCATGAGCGCGACCCTGCTTCAGCTGGCGACCGCTTACAACACCCTCGCCAACGGTGGTTTGTACGTCGCGCCGCGTCTGGTGGAAGGAGAAGTTCAGCAGCCCCCCCACGAGGTTATCTCGGCCCAGACCGCCCGGACCATCCGGGAACTGCTGCATTACGTCGTCAGCAACGGCATTCCCCATGAGGCGGGGATCGAGGGCTACGATCTGGCGGGCAAGACCGGTACGGCTCAGGTGGTCGTGGATGGGCGTTACAGCGACACCATCTATGACAGCGTGTTCGCGGGCTTCTTTCCCTCCGAGCAGCCGCGTGTGACGCTGGCGGTCATGGTGCACGGCGCGAAGGAGGCCTATCACGGGTCGATGCTGGCTGCCCCGATTTACCGCGATGTGGCCGCTGCCATCATCTCGAAGTGGGCAGAGCGGCCCGTGCAGGTCAAGAGCGCAGACGCTCCGAACAAGAACAGTCAATAG